One Epinephelus fuscoguttatus linkage group LG10, E.fuscoguttatus.final_Chr_v1 genomic window carries:
- the bloc1s2 gene encoding biogenesis of lysosome-related organelles complex 1 subunit 2 produces MAATGDDAAAMDSISRAPAAHLAALNAAASASSHTEGPEDVTESPAVAPKKPSTNSDGGVETAEEAVEPAEPDINELCTDMFEKMAIFLQGELTGTCEDYRLLENMNKLTSLKYMEMKDISINISRNLQDLNNKYASLQPYLDQINQIEEQVSSLEQAAYKLDAYSKKLEARFKKLEKR; encoded by the exons atggctgcaactgGCGACGACGCCGCAGCAATGGACAGCATCTCCAGGGCACCAGCGGCCCACTTAGCGGCTCTGAACGCGGCTGCGAGCGCCAGCAGTCACACGGAAGGCCCGGAGGATGTGACAGAAAGCCCGGCGGTCGCTCCCAAAAAGCCCAGCACGAATA GTGATGGTGGTGTGGAGACAGCAGAGGAGGCAGTGGAGCCAGCAGAGCCTGATATCAACGAGCTGTGCACTGATATGTTTGAAAAGATGGCCATCTTCCTGCAAGGGGAACTAACAG GGACTTGTGAGGATTACCGTCTGTTGGAGAACATGAACAAGCTCACCAGTCTGAAGTACATGGAAATGAAGGATATCAGCATCAACATCAGCCGTAACCTGCAGGATCTAAACAACAAAT ATGCTAGCCTACAGCCCTACTTGGACCAGATAAACCAGATTGAAGAGCAAGTGTCTTCACTTGAACAGGCTGCTTACAAACTGGACGCATACTCCAAGAAACTGG AGGCCAGGTTCAAAAAACTGGAGAAGCGATGA